A window of Haloarcula marismortui ATCC 43049 genomic DNA:
CTCGCGGCCCGCTACAACGACATCTTCGAACTCGGCTACAGCGAGTACACGGACCGGACCGACGGCTCGCTGGAGGCGGAGGGGCCGCCGGTCCCGCTGTACGAGTCCAAGTACCGGCCGGCCCATTCCTGGAACGACGTGAATCTCGACTTATCGCGTGCCTACAGTCACTATGGCCTCGAAATCGACCAGAACCAGCGGGACAACCATGACGCGCTGACCTACGAACTGGAGTTCGCGGGCTATCTGGCCCGCCGTGAAGCCGCCGTCGGCGAGGACGCCGCAATCGCTCGGCTGGACTTCCACGACCGCCATCTTGGCCACGCGGCCGCAGGCGTCGCAGACAGACTGGCTGACGAACCGGGAACGGAAATCTACGGCGGCTTCGGCGAACTGCTGGAGGCGTTCGTCCGAGCCGACCGCAACGACCTCGCGGCACGGCTGGAGGAGCAGCGATGACGGCGGCGCTACAGCAGCGAGTCAGACCGCTGCTACACGGCGGAAGCCATTCGCTGGCGGACCTCGCAGTCGGCGCTGCGGCCGTCGCGGTCGCCGCCCGTTACTTCGCTGTGCTGTTCGTCAACGCACCGGGGTATGAGGTTCCGGTCGCGCCCGGCCCGGTGACGGTCGCGTCGACGGCCGTCGTCGCCGCCGCGGCAATCGCCGTGGCCGTCACCGACGCCGACCCGCTCACCGGCATCGGCTTGCTGTTCGTCGGCGTGTTCGGGCTGCTGTCGCTGCTCAGTAGCGCCGCGGCGCTGCCGGCGGCCGCCGCAATCGTCCTCGGGACGGCGACCGTCGCCGCCGTCACGGGACGGCAGCTGGACTTCGTTTCGGCCGGCGCGGCCGCCCTGCTCGTCGCGGCGCTGAGCATCGGGCTGGCGAGCGGCGTCGGCGGCTGGACGGACCTCCGTTCGGTTGCCTCCAACGTGGCACTGCTCGGCATCGCGTCGACACCGGCGTTCGCCGCGACCGATTGGCGCTCGCTGTCGACGGCGGACTGGGGCGCAGTAATCGGCGGCCTCGCCGCCTTCGCCGTCGTTCTGAGCGTCGGTCGCGCTGTCCCGTTCGTCACTGGCGCGGTCACGCTCACGGGCACCGGCGTCGTCGGAACGAGTCTGCCGGTCATCGCACTGGCCGCTGCCGGTGCGGTGACGACGGCCAGCGCCGCGAGTCGAACGCGGCGGTGGCCGCTACTCGCCGGCGTCGCACTGGTCGCGTTCGCCGGCGTCCCGGCGTCGCTCCCGCGTGCGCTCCCGTTCGCGCTCGGCATCGCCGCGCTCACCGCACAGGAGGGGAGACGATGACTGGTTGTCACGACGACGACGAGTTCGAGAAGCACCTCGAAGAGGACCCGGACCCACAACTGGACCCCGAGCGCAGCCCGGGCCTGCACACCGACATCGAAGCGCTCGAAGATATCGAGGTGAGCCGAGAGGACGTGACCATCGGCGAGGCGACGCCGGAGGAACTGGCCGCCAGCGACACCGAACCCGTCGCGGACGACGCGGTGGCGTCGCTGCTGTCCGACATCGAACACGGCGCGAAGACCGACCGCCGCCGCGCCGCCCTCGAACTCAAAGACCGCGCGTCCACCGACGAAATCGTGGCGGCGCTGGCCCGCGCTGCGACGACCGACGACGACAGCGACGTGCGCCAGTTCGCCGTTGAGGCGCTGACCGCCCACGGCGGCGAGCGGGCCGCGGCAGTGGCGGTGGAACTGTTGGGCGACCCCAACCCGTGGGTCCGAGCGGAGGCCGTCGTCACGCTCGATAACGTCGACCGCGAGGCCCACGAGGACGATATCGCGGCCGCAATCGACGACGACCACCACGCGGTCCGGCGCAACGCGGCTATCTCGCTGTTCAAACTCCGCGGCGAGGCGATGGCCGACCTGCTGTTGGAACAGAGCCACGACGACAGCGAGCGGGTCCGCGAGTGGGCCGCCCACATGCTCGGCGGCGTCGACGAGGACCGCGCCCGCGAGCGACTGCGCGAACTAACTGACGACCCGGCCACCGTGGTCCGACAGACCGCCGAACGGTCGCTCGACGTGGATCCCGGACGGTTCCGCCGGCAGTTCGGCGGCGCGCTGGAGAACGACGCGCGACTACTGCCCGGCGAAGACAGACTCAATCGGATGCCCGACCTCTGACGATGACTGACGGAACGCCCACTACACTGACCGACCGTATCGAAGCCGCACTGCGAGACGTGCGCGACCCGAACGCTGACCTCTCCGTGTTCGACGCAGGGTTCGTCGAGAACATCGACGCAGCCGACGGCGAGGTGACAATCGAAGCCGACCTGACCGCGCTGGACGGGCAGACGAGCACGCAGGTCGTCCAAGCGATGCTCCACGCGGTCGACGACGTGGACGGCGTCGACAGCGTCCACGTCGAACGGACGACGCCCACGGGTGAGGGCAACGCCGGCGTCGAGTCCTTCGACCGCGTCGTCGCCGTCGCCAGCGCGAAGGGCGGCGTCGGCAAGTCGACGGTGGCCACGCATCTCGCCTGTGCGCTGGCCGCCGACAACGACGTGGCGCTGTTCGACGCCGACATCCACGGCCCGAACGTCCCCGAGTTGCTGGACGTGAGCGGCCCGGTCCACTCCAGCGAGGAGGGCGACCCGCTTCCGGTCCGTGCGGGCGACATGGACGTGATGAGCGTCGGCCTGATGGAAAGCGGCGCGCCGCTGGCCTGGCGCGGGGCAATGGCCCACGACGCGCTCAACGACCTCTTCGAGAACACCGCCTGGCGAAACGACGACGTGCTGGTGCTGGACCTGCCGCCGGGAACGGGTGACGTGGTGCTGACGACGCTACAGGAGGTCCCGGTCGACGGCGTGGTCGTCGTGACGACGCCGTTTCACGCGAGCGTCAGCGACACCAGCCGAACCGTCGAACTGTTCCGCGACAACGACGTGCCGGTGCTGGGAACCGTCGTCAACA
This region includes:
- a CDS encoding molecular chaperone TorD family protein; translated protein: MATTPTDPMDDLDEGAAARGAVYATLAKAFEYPEESFHSAAADGTLEADLRACLDRTGLDVAIPSLTTDDDYETLAARYNDIFELGYSEYTDRTDGSLEAEGPPVPLYESKYRPAHSWNDVNLDLSRAYSHYGLEIDQNQRDNHDALTYELEFAGYLARREAAVGEDAAIARLDFHDRHLGHAAAGVADRLADEPGTEIYGGFGELLEAFVRADRNDLAARLEEQR
- a CDS encoding HEAT repeat domain-containing protein, yielding MTGCHDDDEFEKHLEEDPDPQLDPERSPGLHTDIEALEDIEVSREDVTIGEATPEELAASDTEPVADDAVASLLSDIEHGAKTDRRRAALELKDRASTDEIVAALARAATTDDDSDVRQFAVEALTAHGGERAAAVAVELLGDPNPWVRAEAVVTLDNVDREAHEDDIAAAIDDDHHAVRRNAAISLFKLRGEAMADLLLEQSHDDSERVREWAAHMLGGVDEDRARERLRELTDDPATVVRQTAERSLDVDPGRFRRQFGGALENDARLLPGEDRLNRMPDL
- a CDS encoding P-loop NTPase: MTDGTPTTLTDRIEAALRDVRDPNADLSVFDAGFVENIDAADGEVTIEADLTALDGQTSTQVVQAMLHAVDDVDGVDSVHVERTTPTGEGNAGVESFDRVVAVASAKGGVGKSTVATHLACALAADNDVALFDADIHGPNVPELLDVSGPVHSSEEGDPLPVRAGDMDVMSVGLMESGAPLAWRGAMAHDALNDLFENTAWRNDDVLVLDLPPGTGDVVLTTLQEVPVDGVVVVTTPFHASVSDTSRTVELFRDNDVPVLGTVVNMAEYVCDCCGEPNDLFTGDALGDLDAEVLAELPFSHDLQGTPAPGSVPDAVSSLGDAVESALDTAGEVGVDPTADIRDLQPQERKDRVRERFTALDSGEPFVLVSDRDPTPVGQFLGRLAEAPREAFDPFEVRRETPEAWVLETAKP